In Amycolatopsis endophytica, the following are encoded in one genomic region:
- a CDS encoding chorismate mutase: MNAQTNEKDSAPETSGEPVASAEEIAELRKEIDWLDSEILRLVKRRVEVSQTIGAARMAAGGTRIVYNREMDVLARYRELGPDGRQLAMALLQLGRGRLGR, from the coding sequence ATGAACGCACAGACCAACGAGAAGGACAGCGCGCCGGAGACGTCGGGGGAACCCGTGGCCTCGGCCGAGGAGATCGCCGAGCTGCGCAAGGAGATCGACTGGCTCGACTCCGAGATCCTGCGGCTCGTCAAGCGCCGGGTCGAGGTCTCCCAGACGATCGGCGCCGCGCGGATGGCCGCGGGCGGTACGCGGATCGTCTACAACCGCGAGATGGACGTGCTCGCCCGCTACCGCGAACTCGGGCCGGACGGGCGCCAGCTCGCCATGGCCCTGCTCCAGCTCGGCCGCGGGCGCCTCGGCCGCTAG
- the sucC gene encoding ADP-forming succinate--CoA ligase subunit beta, whose protein sequence is MDLYEYQAKDLFAAHGVPVLPGAVASTPEEAQAAAEEIGGQVVVKAQVKTGGRGKAGGVKLAQNPAETKEKAEAILGLDIKGHITHRVLVTEASDIAEEYYFSFLLDRANRTFLAMASAEGGMEIEQLAVERPDALAKVPVDAIAGVDKAKALEILTQGNFPEVIRDQAADVVVKLWETFVAEDATLVEVNPLVRDPQDKIVALDGKVTLDENASFRHPAHEELVDKQAEDPLEAKAKAKDLNYVKLDGEVGIIGNGAGLVMSTLDVVAYAGERHGGVKPANFLDIGGGASAEVMAAGLDVILNDPAVKSVFVNVFGGITACDAVANGIVEALKILGDEATKPLVVRLDGNNVEEGRKILDDANHPLVTQVDTMDNAADKAAELAAAGA, encoded by the coding sequence GTGGACCTCTACGAATACCAGGCGAAGGATCTCTTCGCCGCCCACGGCGTGCCGGTACTGCCCGGCGCCGTCGCGAGCACCCCGGAAGAAGCCCAGGCCGCGGCCGAGGAGATCGGTGGCCAGGTCGTCGTCAAGGCCCAGGTCAAGACCGGTGGCCGCGGCAAGGCCGGTGGTGTGAAGCTCGCCCAGAACCCGGCCGAGACCAAGGAGAAGGCGGAAGCCATTCTCGGCCTCGACATCAAGGGCCACATCACGCACCGCGTGCTGGTGACCGAGGCGTCCGACATCGCGGAGGAGTACTACTTCTCCTTCCTGCTGGACCGCGCCAACCGCACCTTCCTCGCCATGGCTTCGGCCGAGGGCGGCATGGAGATCGAGCAGCTGGCCGTGGAGCGGCCCGACGCGCTCGCCAAGGTGCCGGTCGACGCGATCGCCGGTGTCGACAAGGCCAAGGCCCTGGAGATCCTGACCCAGGGCAACTTCCCCGAGGTCATCCGCGACCAGGCGGCCGACGTGGTCGTGAAGCTGTGGGAGACCTTCGTGGCCGAGGACGCCACGCTGGTCGAGGTCAACCCGCTGGTCCGCGACCCGCAGGACAAGATCGTCGCCCTCGACGGCAAGGTCACGCTCGACGAGAACGCCTCCTTCCGCCACCCGGCGCACGAGGAGCTCGTCGACAAGCAGGCCGAGGACCCGCTGGAGGCCAAGGCCAAGGCCAAGGACCTCAACTACGTCAAGCTCGACGGCGAGGTCGGCATCATCGGCAACGGCGCGGGCCTGGTCATGTCCACCCTGGACGTGGTCGCCTACGCCGGTGAGAGGCACGGCGGCGTGAAGCCGGCCAACTTCCTCGACATCGGTGGCGGCGCCTCGGCCGAGGTCATGGCGGCCGGTCTGGACGTCATCCTCAACGACCCGGCCGTCAAGTCGGTGTTCGTCAACGTCTTCGGTGGCATCACCGCGTGTGACGCGGTCGCCAACGGCATCGTCGAGGCCCTCAAGATCCTGGGCGACGAGGCCACCAAGCCGCTGGTCGTCCGCCTGGACGGCAACAACGTCGAGGAAGGCCGCAAGATCCTCGACGACGCCAACCACCCGCTCGTGACGCAGGTGGACACCATGGACAACGCGGCGGACAAGGCTGCCGAGCTCGCGGCGGCAGGAGCGTAA
- a CDS encoding amidohydrolase family protein: MLLAGGSVLDVVTGDVTRADVLLSGERIAAVGPALDGPERVDCSGGLLVPGFVDCHVHVAFQEYGPRSARTLAAVAALRTLLNLGVTTVRDAWGADAGLRMALARGWIEGPQLLISLRQLSTTGGIGDHWDPAHGPVERFDDPSMPSPVFDGPSGARAAVRRMVRADADWIKVAVSGSLSEGARAHDVQMTDGELAALVDEAGRQGGRRVMAHAHGARAAEAAASAGVRSVEHGTFLDASAVAVMAAQGAWYVPTLSVTHGSDAAGAHVRSVRLALEAGIPIAAGADAVSGYEKVLDEVAHLSAAGLGPVGALRAATSEAARLLGLDDRGAIVPGSRADLVLLHGSGLDVTDLAGRVRAVWQGGRRVR; the protein is encoded by the coding sequence ATGCTGCTCGCTGGGGGATCGGTCCTGGACGTCGTCACCGGTGACGTGACGCGCGCTGATGTCCTGCTGTCCGGCGAACGGATCGCGGCGGTGGGCCCGGCGCTGGACGGGCCGGAGCGGGTGGACTGCTCCGGGGGTCTGCTCGTGCCCGGGTTCGTGGACTGTCACGTGCACGTGGCGTTCCAGGAGTACGGCCCGCGCAGCGCCCGCACGCTGGCGGCGGTAGCGGCGCTGCGGACACTGCTGAACCTCGGGGTGACGACGGTGCGGGACGCGTGGGGCGCCGACGCCGGTCTGCGGATGGCACTCGCGCGTGGCTGGATCGAGGGGCCGCAACTGCTGATCAGCCTGCGTCAGCTGTCGACCACGGGCGGCATCGGGGATCACTGGGATCCCGCACACGGGCCGGTGGAGCGCTTCGATGACCCGTCGATGCCTTCACCCGTCTTCGACGGTCCCTCCGGCGCGCGGGCTGCGGTACGGCGGATGGTGCGCGCGGACGCGGACTGGATCAAGGTGGCCGTGAGCGGGTCGCTGTCCGAGGGAGCACGCGCCCATGACGTCCAGATGACCGACGGTGAACTGGCCGCGCTCGTGGACGAGGCGGGGCGTCAGGGCGGGCGCCGGGTGATGGCGCACGCGCACGGCGCTCGTGCCGCGGAGGCGGCGGCTTCGGCGGGTGTGCGCAGCGTGGAGCACGGGACCTTCCTGGACGCCTCCGCGGTGGCGGTCATGGCGGCGCAGGGAGCCTGGTACGTGCCGACTCTGTCGGTGACGCACGGTTCCGACGCCGCCGGAGCCCATGTCCGCTCGGTGCGTCTGGCGCTGGAGGCGGGAATCCCCATCGCCGCGGGCGCGGACGCGGTGTCCGGCTACGAGAAGGTGCTGGACGAGGTGGCGCACCTGTCCGCGGCCGGGCTCGGGCCCGTGGGCGCGCTGCGTGCGGCGACTTCGGAGGCGGCGCGTCTGCTGGGGCTCGACGATCGTGGCGCGATCGTGCCGGGCTCGCGGGCGGATCTGGTGTTGCTGCACGGTTCCGGGCTCGACGTGACCGATCTGGCCGGCCGGGTGCGGGCGGTGTGGCAGGGCGGGCGCCGGGTCCGCTGA
- a CDS encoding DUF1707 SHOCT-like domain-containing protein yields the protein MNAPTNRVRAGDQDRDRVAVRLQQASGEGRLTLAETEERLATVYAATYLDELDGVTGDLPEPAPPKPPRFPVPLRVHAAVVAVLSALLIVRFAASDAPFFWPAMPMFWLGVSLVIHAAVRNRRRLVTY from the coding sequence ATGAACGCACCGACGAACCGGGTTCGAGCCGGGGACCAGGACCGGGACCGCGTGGCGGTCCGGCTGCAGCAGGCGAGCGGCGAAGGCAGGCTGACGCTCGCGGAGACCGAGGAGCGCCTCGCGACCGTCTACGCCGCGACCTACCTCGACGAACTGGACGGCGTCACCGGCGACCTGCCGGAACCGGCGCCGCCGAAGCCGCCGCGCTTCCCCGTGCCACTGCGGGTGCACGCGGCGGTCGTGGCCGTGTTGTCGGCGCTGCTGATCGTCCGCTTCGCCGCCTCGGACGCGCCGTTCTTCTGGCCCGCGATGCCGATGTTCTGGCTGGGCGTGAGCCTGGTCATCCACGCGGCCGTACGCAACCGGAGGCGCCTTGTGACATACTGA
- the pcrA gene encoding DNA helicase PcrA, with protein MSTLFDLPAEPPARPAPGRHADLLADLNPAQREAVTHAGGPLLVVAGAGSGKTRVLTRRIAYLLAQRGVHPGEIMAITFTNKAAAEMRERVGELVGRRANAMWVSTFHSMCVRLLRREAKTLDMSSNFSIYDSDDTRRLVTLVARDLDIDAKRYPARALAVHISNHKNELTGPEDATAKASNDLERRVAEVYTEYQRRLRLANAFDFDDLIMRTVELFQAFPDVAEHYRRRFRHVLVDEYQDTNHAQYTLVRELAGTERTESGVEPAELCVVGDADQSIYAFRGATIRNIEEFERDFPDARTILLEQNYRSTQTILSAANAVIARNPNRRDKRLWTDSGDGEKIGVYVADNEHDEAAFVAGEIDALVDQGEVKYSDVAVFYRTNNQSRVFEEIFIRLGLPYRVVGGVRFYERREVRDALAYLRVLANPEDTVSLRRVLNVPKRGIGDRAEAVVATHAERERISFAAALRDAVAGKVALLNPRSQKAIAGFVELLDGLIELVDGGAEVADVLEAVLERTGYRTELEESDDPQDASRVDNLTELVTVAREFAEQAAELGPLTEDVDAGAPEPGSLPAFLERVSLVADADSIPSPDSEEEEEEDAGVVTLMTVHTAKGLEYPVVFCTGWEDGVFPHLRALGEPAELAEERRLAYVAITRARQRLYLSRAITRSAWGQPMTNPASRFFDEVPADLLDWRREEPAAESSFGSPRAATTWGRRSRFGEDSAQAGLAARGMRTTPVKGWQNTVALKLDVGDRVNHDKYGLGTVVEASGEGPRATATIDFGSAGKVKLMLIGSVPMVKL; from the coding sequence ATGAGCACCCTGTTCGACCTCCCCGCCGAGCCGCCCGCACGCCCCGCGCCGGGCCGCCACGCCGATCTGCTCGCCGACCTCAACCCCGCGCAGCGGGAAGCGGTCACGCACGCCGGCGGGCCCTTGCTGGTCGTCGCGGGCGCCGGATCGGGCAAGACCCGTGTGCTGACCCGCCGGATCGCCTACCTGCTGGCCCAGCGCGGCGTGCACCCCGGCGAGATCATGGCGATCACGTTCACCAACAAGGCCGCCGCCGAGATGCGTGAGCGCGTCGGCGAGCTGGTCGGGCGCAGGGCGAACGCGATGTGGGTGTCGACGTTCCACTCGATGTGCGTGCGGCTGCTGCGCCGCGAGGCCAAGACGCTGGACATGTCGTCGAACTTCTCCATCTACGACTCCGACGACACGCGGCGCCTGGTCACGCTCGTGGCGCGCGATCTCGACATCGACGCCAAGCGCTACCCGGCCCGCGCGCTGGCGGTGCACATCTCCAACCACAAGAACGAGCTGACCGGCCCGGAGGACGCCACCGCGAAGGCGTCCAACGACCTGGAGCGCCGGGTCGCCGAGGTCTACACCGAGTACCAGCGCCGTCTGCGGCTGGCCAACGCGTTCGACTTCGACGACCTGATCATGCGCACGGTCGAGCTGTTCCAGGCATTCCCGGACGTCGCCGAGCACTACCGGCGCCGTTTCCGGCACGTACTGGTCGACGAGTACCAGGACACCAACCACGCGCAGTACACGCTGGTGCGGGAGCTGGCGGGCACCGAGCGCACCGAGTCCGGGGTCGAGCCCGCGGAGCTGTGCGTCGTCGGCGACGCGGACCAGTCGATCTACGCCTTCCGCGGTGCGACCATCCGCAACATCGAGGAGTTCGAGCGGGACTTCCCGGACGCGCGGACGATCCTGCTGGAGCAGAACTACCGCTCCACCCAGACCATCCTGTCGGCGGCCAACGCGGTCATCGCGCGCAACCCGAACCGGCGCGACAAGCGGCTGTGGACCGACTCCGGTGACGGCGAGAAGATCGGCGTCTACGTCGCCGACAACGAGCACGACGAGGCGGCGTTCGTCGCGGGCGAGATCGACGCGCTGGTCGACCAGGGCGAGGTGAAGTACTCCGACGTCGCGGTCTTCTACCGCACCAACAACCAGTCACGGGTGTTCGAGGAGATCTTCATCCGGCTCGGGCTGCCGTACCGGGTGGTCGGCGGTGTCCGGTTCTACGAGCGCCGCGAGGTCCGGGACGCGCTGGCCTACCTGCGGGTGCTGGCCAACCCGGAGGACACGGTGAGCCTGCGGCGCGTGCTCAACGTGCCCAAGCGCGGCATCGGCGACCGCGCGGAGGCGGTCGTCGCCACGCACGCCGAGCGGGAGCGGATCTCGTTCGCGGCCGCGTTGCGCGACGCCGTGGCGGGCAAGGTGGCGCTGCTCAACCCGCGCTCGCAGAAGGCGATCGCCGGGTTCGTCGAGCTGCTCGACGGGCTGATCGAGCTGGTCGACGGCGGCGCCGAGGTCGCCGACGTGCTGGAGGCCGTGCTGGAGCGCACGGGCTACCGCACCGAGCTGGAGGAGTCGGACGACCCGCAGGACGCCTCGCGGGTGGACAACCTGACCGAGCTCGTGACCGTCGCCCGGGAGTTCGCCGAGCAGGCGGCCGAGCTGGGCCCGCTCACCGAGGACGTCGACGCGGGCGCGCCCGAGCCGGGCTCGCTGCCTGCCTTCCTGGAGCGGGTGTCGCTCGTCGCGGACGCGGACTCGATCCCCAGCCCCGACTCCGAAGAAGAGGAGGAAGAGGACGCCGGCGTGGTCACGTTGATGACCGTGCACACCGCCAAGGGCCTGGAGTACCCGGTGGTCTTCTGCACCGGCTGGGAGGACGGCGTCTTCCCGCACCTGCGTGCGCTGGGTGAGCCCGCCGAGCTGGCCGAGGAGCGGCGGCTGGCGTACGTGGCGATCACGCGTGCACGGCAGCGGCTGTACCTGAGCCGGGCGATCACGCGGTCGGCGTGGGGCCAGCCGATGACGAATCCGGCGTCGCGCTTCTTCGACGAGGTTCCCGCCGACCTGCTGGACTGGCGCCGCGAGGAACCGGCGGCGGAGTCGTCGTTCGGGTCACCACGCGCCGCGACCACCTGGGGTCGTCGCTCACGCTTCGGCGAGGACTCCGCACAGGCCGGACTCGCGGCCCGCGGCATGCGGACCACGCCGGTCAAGGGCTGGCAGAACACGGTCGCGCTGAAGCTCGACGTAGGCGACAGGGTCAACCACGACAAGTACGGTCTCGGCACGGTGGTCGAAGCCTCCGGCGAAGGCCCCCGCGCGACGGCCACCATCGACTTCGGCAGCGCGGGCAAGGTGAAGCTGATGCTGATCGGCAGCGTTCCGATGGTGAAGTTGTAG
- a CDS encoding M23 family metallopeptidase → MVAAVAAGAFAAAAAGQTLQAVQTSDADVTPLANAEDASASFAVGSDAPTGAPEILPASNFTDASAEVQRLTDSENVTMARQARDAEAARIAAEEAARPKTCLPAKGTYTSGFGARWGASHYGIDIANSIGTPIYAASDGVVIEAGPASGFGLWVKIQLDDGTVQVYGHMNSYSVRKGQKVKCGEEIAEIGNRGQSTGPHLHFEVWQNGTKKIDPRPWLAARGVYI, encoded by the coding sequence GTGGTCGCCGCCGTCGCCGCAGGCGCTTTCGCCGCCGCTGCCGCGGGACAGACGCTGCAGGCCGTGCAGACTTCCGACGCCGACGTGACTCCACTGGCCAACGCCGAGGACGCCAGCGCTTCGTTCGCCGTCGGCAGTGACGCCCCCACCGGCGCGCCCGAGATCCTGCCCGCCTCCAACTTCACCGACGCCTCCGCCGAGGTCCAGCGCCTCACTGACAGCGAGAACGTCACGATGGCCCGGCAGGCCCGCGACGCCGAGGCGGCCCGGATCGCCGCCGAAGAGGCCGCCCGCCCCAAGACCTGCCTGCCGGCCAAGGGCACCTACACCTCGGGGTTCGGCGCCCGCTGGGGCGCGAGCCACTACGGCATCGACATCGCCAACTCGATCGGCACCCCGATCTACGCCGCCTCCGACGGCGTCGTGATCGAGGCGGGCCCCGCCAGCGGTTTCGGGCTGTGGGTGAAGATCCAGCTCGACGACGGCACCGTGCAGGTGTACGGCCACATGAACAGCTACTCGGTACGCAAAGGCCAGAAGGTCAAGTGCGGCGAGGAGATCGCGGAGATCGGCAACCGCGGCCAGAGCACCGGACCGCACCTGCACTTCGAGGTCTGGCAGAACGGCACCAAGAAGATCGACCCGCGCCCGTGGCTCGCCGCGCGCGGCGTCTACATCTGA